CTTCGAGTCGTTGACGTGCATCGCGCGGAGCCGGGAAAGCCCGAGCGCGCGATCGAAGGCCGCGATCGTCTCCGCGTATCCGTCCGGAGTCCGCAGCTCGTAGCCGGCGGCGAAGACGTGGCACGTGTCGAGACAGACGCCGAGGCGCTCCGGCTGCTTCGAGGCCCCGATCACGTCGCGAAGCTCCTCGAATCGCGCGCCGACGCACGCTCCCTGCCCGGCCGCCGTTTCGAGCCAGATGGCCGTCCGCGAATCCGCTCGCCGGAAAGCATCGTCGAGCATGCGGGCGACGCGCCGCACTCCCGCGGCGACGCCGCTCTCGCCGCACGAGCCGGGATGGAGGACGAGTGCGGGGACGCCGAGCTGCTCGCACCGTTCGAGCTCCTCCGCCAGAGCCGCCGTCGAGCGGCGGCGGAGAGCGGCGTTACCGCCGGCG
The Thermoanaerobaculia bacterium DNA segment above includes these coding regions:
- a CDS encoding deoxyribonuclease IV, producing the protein PNAVDRAVATGSRVLQIFVKNSNRWVGKEITDEEAAGFRAARAKAGLLAVAAHSSYLINAAGGNAALRRRSTAALAEELERCEQLGVPALVLHPGSCGESGVAAGVRRVARMLDDAFRRADSRTAIWLETAAGQGACVGARFEELRDVIGASKQPERLGVCLDTCHVFAAGYELRTPDGYAETIAAFDRALGLSRLRAMHVNDSKKDLGSRVDRHEHIGKGKIGDAGFRNIMTDPRLAAVPKFLETPKDKDLDWDRKNLAKLRRLAGIRTRATRRP